One part of the Treponema peruense genome encodes these proteins:
- a CDS encoding response regulator, with amino-acid sequence MSNIKILIVDDSDIDRMILKNILSQSYDVIEANSGFSAIEILNNFSIQIDALMLDISMPGMDGFATLDLTNRTRLMSMPVYLISAETQTENIKKAVNYGVTGFIKKPYDSTLILSKLKTFFDRKKIASAVTVPANNITDAELKNTLIYEEKLKRVYRTFLANQKKTDELYTHVSEVVHILLEEYFATKAPRSLCPEAIEIISRAAYFYDIGRMAVPSENKQKKYPIADTESIPTTHTLAGAEIVSVNQSPAVSLFVKTAADMCAHHHERYDGQGMPHGLKDTINNIYTQMCSLAIDFCTHFFAEESPTASNFSVAYNSIMDDRGAFRPDVIEIMKNAKEELMVFYGKTYKF; translated from the coding sequence ATGTCCAACATTAAAATTCTCATAGTAGATGATTCTGACATTGACAGAATGATTCTTAAAAATATACTTTCACAGTCATATGATGTAATAGAAGCAAACAGCGGTTTTTCTGCAATAGAAATTCTGAATAACTTTTCGATTCAGATTGATGCGCTCATGCTTGATATTTCAATGCCCGGAATGGACGGTTTTGCTACCCTTGACCTTACGAACAGAACAAGACTCATGTCCATGCCTGTTTATCTTATTTCTGCAGAAACCCAGACAGAAAACATAAAAAAAGCCGTTAACTACGGAGTAACCGGTTTTATAAAAAAGCCATACGACAGCACGCTGATACTTTCAAAACTCAAGACATTTTTTGACAGAAAAAAAATTGCATCGGCAGTTACTGTTCCGGCCAACAATATTACAGATGCCGAACTTAAAAACACCCTTATTTACGAAGAAAAACTCAAACGCGTCTACAGAACATTTCTTGCAAACCAAAAGAAAACCGACGAACTCTACACCCATGTAAGCGAAGTTGTACATATTCTGCTTGAAGAATACTTTGCAACAAAGGCTCCGCGCAGTCTGTGCCCTGAAGCAATAGAAATAATCAGCAGGGCAGCATACTTTTATGACATAGGAAGAATGGCTGTTCCTTCAGAAAACAAACAGAAAAAGTACCCGATTGCCGACACAGAAAGTATTCCTACAACACACACGCTGGCGGGAGCAGAAATTGTTTCTGTAAACCAAAGCCCTGCAGTCAGTCTGTTTGTAAAGACAGCTGCAGACATGTGTGCACATCACCATGAAAGATACGACGGACAGGGAATGCCGCACGGACTCAAAGACACAATCAACAATATTTACACGCAGATGTGTTCACTCGCAATTGATTTCTGCACCCACTTTTTTGCAGAAGAAAGTCCTACTGCCTCAAACTTTTCTGTTGCATACAATTCAATAATGGACGACAGGGGTGCATTCAGACCCGACGTTATTGAAATAATGAAAAATGCAAAAGAAGAACTTATGGTATTCTACGGAAAAACATATAAATTCTAG
- the tyrS gene encoding tyrosine--tRNA ligase: MNAAIETLKERGFFAQCTDLEGLSAKMDKGPVTFYVGCDPTGPSLHIGHMVPFFALRHLRNAGHHGIALIGGGTARIGDPSGKTEMRKMITYEQIDSNVEKIKAQLDRFIGFDGTTALSDNNKNWLADLNYIDFLRDIGSCFSVNRMLTFEAYKQRLERGLSFIEFNYQLLQAYDFYMLHQRHGCCLQIGGDDQWGNITAGVDLIRRKLGGTTELNKEHEVFGLTFPLITRSDGKKMGKTEKGAIFLDPSLTSVFEFFQYWRNVADADVRKFFLLFTFLPVAEIDSIVKGDINAAKERLAYEVTKEIHGTEDADKALSGAHAAFSGAGDKSSMPTVELSKSLFEAGMNVCDLYFETKLCATKSDARRLIQQGGASINSKNISDVKAVISLADVDSDGEFVVKAGKKKICRVVVE; encoded by the coding sequence ATGAACGCGGCTATAGAAACGCTTAAAGAGCGCGGTTTTTTTGCACAGTGTACAGATCTTGAAGGTCTTTCCGCAAAAATGGATAAAGGACCGGTTACATTTTATGTTGGCTGCGATCCTACAGGTCCAAGTCTCCATATCGGACACATGGTTCCTTTTTTTGCTTTGAGGCATCTGCGTAACGCCGGTCATCATGGTATTGCACTTATTGGCGGCGGAACAGCCCGTATAGGAGACCCCAGCGGCAAAACTGAAATGCGCAAAATGATTACCTATGAGCAGATTGATTCCAATGTAGAAAAAATCAAGGCACAGCTCGACAGGTTTATTGGTTTTGACGGAACAACAGCATTAAGCGACAACAATAAAAACTGGCTTGCAGATTTGAACTATATTGATTTTTTGCGCGATATAGGTTCATGTTTTTCTGTAAACAGAATGCTTACTTTTGAAGCATACAAACAGCGTCTGGAACGCGGGCTTTCTTTCATAGAGTTTAACTACCAGCTTCTTCAGGCCTATGACTTTTACATGCTTCACCAGAGACACGGTTGCTGCCTTCAGATTGGCGGTGATGACCAGTGGGGAAATATTACTGCCGGTGTAGATCTTATACGCAGAAAACTCGGCGGAACTACCGAACTTAACAAGGAACATGAAGTCTTTGGCCTTACATTCCCGCTTATTACACGTTCTGACGGTAAGAAAATGGGCAAGACAGAAAAAGGCGCAATCTTTTTGGATCCGTCACTTACAAGTGTTTTCGAATTCTTCCAGTACTGGCGCAATGTTGCCGATGCAGATGTAAGAAAATTCTTCCTTCTGTTTACTTTCCTTCCTGTTGCAGAAATTGATTCAATAGTGAAGGGGGACATCAATGCAGCCAAGGAACGTCTTGCTTACGAAGTTACAAAAGAGATTCACGGCACAGAAGATGCCGACAAAGCTTTGAGTGGTGCGCATGCTGCATTCAGCGGGGCAGGGGACAAATCTTCCATGCCTACGGTTGAACTTTCAAAATCTCTTTTTGAAGCCGGAATGAATGTCTGTGATTTGTATTTTGAAACAAAACTCTGTGCCACAAAGTCTGATGCAAGACGACTTATTCAGCAGGGGGGTGCAAGCATAAATTCAAAGAACATTTCTGACGTCAAGGCTGTAATTTCACTTGCCGACGTAGATTCAGACGGTGAATTTGTAGTCAAGGCCGGTAAGAAAAAAATCTGCCGCGTGGTAGTTGAATAA
- a CDS encoding ParB N-terminal domain-containing protein, whose amino-acid sequence MLIKIEDVVVKKRIRKNLGDLEPLKDSLRTYGLLNPITINSKYELVAGERRLEAAKALGWEKINAIVLDSSVDNVKQMEIEIEENNQRKEFTDEELLEGYKRLEKLRNPPWYIKFLKALAGIFIAIGKFFKNLFTKKK is encoded by the coding sequence ATGCTTATTAAAATTGAAGATGTTGTTGTAAAAAAAAGGATAAGAAAAAATCTTGGCGACCTTGAACCGCTTAAGGACAGTCTCAGAACATACGGGCTTCTTAACCCGATTACAATAAATTCCAAGTATGAACTGGTTGCAGGCGAAAGAAGGCTTGAAGCAGCAAAGGCTCTGGGCTGGGAAAAAATCAATGCCATCGTGCTTGACTCAAGCGTAGACAATGTAAAGCAGATGGAAATTGAAATAGAAGAAAACAACCAGAGAAAAGAATTTACCGACGAAGAACTTCTTGAAGGCTACAAACGGCTCGAAAAACTCAGAAACCCGCCGTGGTATATAAAATTTCTTAAAGCCCTGGCCGGAATATTCATTGCAATAGGAAAGTTCTTCAAAAATCTGTTTACAAAAAAGAAGTAA
- a CDS encoding penicillin-binding protein 1A, translated as MKKGKTWPLVLVGLLFFNALLIGSLLGGALAATLNTINTENFTSFETALPTRILDVNGELITEFASDEKREIIALNKLPQHMIDALLTREDRIFYSHHGFSAKALTRAVLGVLTGNSLGGGSTLSQQIAGTLYCDRSEYSIKRKLKELWWAIQMERHYSKNEILELYLNKIYFGGGTYGVNAASKYYFGHSATAITPAEAAILVIQLSNPAFYNPFEYPNRAMARQKDVLDAMVQSNYITREEADKSFDNYWAEFDYTRTNSSAYAMRNDEAPWFSEYVRRELSDMLYGKEDIYTGGFTVNTSLNLSHQKAAQETMDNYIRTANRLYQRTMNAHEKDAFKNYIPLSELVSLVFNLPSMKVSEQRAQSSVLSQYRNEINPVVDVMSLMFGIEPLKTGIVNKGNALIKQNAERTTIEGTMIALENSTGYIDAMVGGSKYNQENQFIRAVQAKLQPGSTFKPLYYSAAIDTHEYTMTTIISDTPQVFYKEDNTPYIPQDFKGQWEGDVELWYALAHSMNVPSIKVLDGIGFDAAINRTSALLGIKPSEFDERNFLPVYPFGLGVCSVRPVEMAKAFATIANNGKEVTPIAILNVADKNGNVVINPERELRAAQVSKGKNIQILSPQTAFIMQELLKKTVESGTLRYGADWNSTYWTLGTRKGRNTKFDFTDKDGNKFRMPAAGKTGTTQNWADAWTLGFTPYYTAAFWFGFDRPGQSLGLSITGSTLAGVAWGDYMYEVNKDKPFKNFAESVPEGLIQLDVCSQSGGLLTPECGENKITAYYYPGTEPQEPCTKHANNTSANLGIYRLQREKIQAGYRFDIQKEDDSLSVNLDFLKSNVPSSELKNESSSDFDDTQIIQDREPDDFSNWLLQ; from the coding sequence ATGAAAAAAGGAAAAACTTGGCCTTTGGTTCTTGTTGGCCTGCTGTTTTTTAATGCCCTTTTGATCGGCTCTCTTTTGGGCGGGGCACTTGCAGCCACTTTAAATACAATTAATACAGAAAATTTCACCAGTTTTGAAACAGCTCTTCCGACCCGCATTCTTGATGTAAACGGAGAACTTATAACAGAATTTGCCAGTGACGAAAAGAGAGAAATCATTGCCCTGAACAAACTTCCGCAGCACATGATAGACGCTCTTCTTACCCGCGAAGACAGAATCTTCTACAGCCACCACGGATTCAGCGCAAAAGCACTTACCAGAGCCGTTCTTGGTGTTCTTACAGGAAATTCACTTGGAGGAGGTTCCACGCTTTCACAGCAGATTGCAGGTACACTTTACTGCGACAGAAGCGAATACTCCATCAAAAGAAAACTCAAGGAACTTTGGTGGGCAATCCAGATGGAACGCCATTATTCAAAGAACGAAATTCTTGAACTGTATCTGAACAAAATTTACTTTGGTGGCGGAACCTACGGTGTCAATGCAGCAAGCAAGTATTATTTTGGTCACAGTGCAACCGCAATTACACCCGCAGAAGCAGCAATTCTTGTAATTCAGCTTTCAAACCCTGCTTTTTACAACCCGTTTGAATATCCAAACAGAGCCATGGCAAGACAAAAAGATGTTCTTGATGCAATGGTACAGTCAAATTACATAACAAGAGAAGAAGCAGACAAAAGTTTTGACAACTACTGGGCAGAATTTGACTATACAAGAACAAATTCTTCTGCCTATGCAATGCGCAATGATGAAGCACCATGGTTCAGCGAATACGTGCGCCGCGAACTGAGCGACATGCTTTACGGAAAAGAAGACATTTACACTGGAGGATTCACCGTAAACACTTCACTCAACCTTTCGCACCAGAAGGCCGCGCAGGAAACTATGGACAACTACATACGCACGGCAAACAGACTTTACCAGAGAACAATGAATGCACATGAAAAAGATGCATTCAAAAACTACATTCCGCTTTCAGAACTTGTAAGCCTTGTATTCAACCTGCCAAGCATGAAAGTAAGCGAACAGCGTGCACAGTCTTCGGTCCTGAGCCAGTACAGAAACGAAATTAACCCTGTTGTAGACGTAATGTCGCTTATGTTCGGAATTGAACCGCTCAAAACAGGCATAGTCAACAAGGGAAATGCTTTAATAAAACAGAATGCAGAACGCACTACCATCGAAGGAACAATGATTGCACTTGAAAACTCAACAGGCTACATTGATGCGATGGTCGGCGGTTCAAAATACAACCAGGAAAATCAGTTTATACGTGCAGTTCAGGCAAAACTCCAGCCTGGTTCAACGTTCAAACCGCTTTACTACTCTGCGGCCATTGATACCCACGAGTACACCATGACTACAATCATCAGTGACACACCGCAGGTTTTCTACAAGGAAGACAATACGCCGTATATTCCGCAGGACTTCAAGGGACAGTGGGAAGGCGATGTTGAACTCTGGTATGCGCTTGCACATTCAATGAACGTTCCTTCAATAAAAGTTCTGGACGGAATCGGATTCGACGCTGCAATTAACAGAACGTCAGCACTGCTTGGAATAAAACCTTCTGAATTTGACGAACGCAACTTCCTGCCGGTATATCCGTTTGGACTGGGAGTATGTTCTGTAAGACCTGTTGAAATGGCAAAGGCATTCGCAACGATTGCAAACAACGGTAAAGAAGTAACACCGATTGCAATTCTTAATGTTGCTGACAAAAACGGAAACGTTGTCATTAATCCTGAACGTGAATTAAGGGCTGCTCAGGTTTCCAAAGGAAAGAACATTCAGATTTTAAGTCCGCAGACAGCATTTATTATGCAGGAACTTCTTAAAAAAACCGTTGAGTCAGGAACACTGCGCTACGGTGCTGACTGGAATTCAACTTACTGGACGCTCGGAACACGCAAAGGTCGCAATACAAAATTTGACTTTACCGACAAAGACGGCAATAAATTCAGAATGCCGGCAGCAGGTAAAACAGGAACAACACAGAACTGGGCTGATGCATGGACGCTGGGATTTACCCCCTATTACACCGCTGCATTCTGGTTTGGTTTTGACAGACCGGGACAGTCTCTTGGACTTTCCATTACAGGTTCAACTCTTGCGGGTGTTGCCTGGGGAGACTACATGTATGAAGTCAACAAGGACAAGCCTTTCAAAAACTTTGCAGAAAGTGTTCCGGAAGGACTTATCCAGCTGGACGTCTGTTCACAAAGCGGAGGTCTTCTTACCCCGGAATGCGGTGAAAACAAAATTACTGCATATTACTACCCCGGAACAGAGCCGCAGGAACCGTGCACAAAGCATGCAAACAATACAAGCGCAAATCTTGGAATTTACAGGCTTCAGCGTGAAAAAATTCAGGCAGGCTACAGGTTTGACATTCAGAAAGAAGATGACAGTCTGAGTGTGAACCTTGACTTCCTTAAAAGCAATGTACCTTCATCTGAGTTAAAGAACGAAAGCAGCAGCGATTTTGATGATACACAGATTATTCAGGACAGGGAGCCGGATGACTTCAGCAACTGGCTTTTGCAATAG
- a CDS encoding M23 family metallopeptidase, giving the protein MRFSSLLSTFYQFFSSKQKASACKLFILFLLSVLPATAEPIVNISDLSSRNFVFSQYQDEVQLSNKAWALGKKNPLLLFGYKAKKTDSIISVAARCSIRQETLATVNAIDSADQDITEKQLYLPSADGIFISQPPQGRLQVLLAGKYGTERISSAEKITLGTKKISFLRGEKLSPSERAFFLSEEIVFPLEKYTVSSEYGIRNSPISGRKMMHGGIDLAAKKGSVIKSCKSGTIVSAKTGDPVFGNCVEIEHSGGIRTFYAHMEKISVEEGQNVSAGTPIGTVGTTGLSTGPHLHFEVKVSGRNTDPLTILKK; this is encoded by the coding sequence ATGCGGTTTTCCAGTTTACTTTCCACCTTTTATCAGTTTTTTTCTTCAAAACAAAAAGCTTCGGCCTGTAAACTCTTTATCCTGTTTTTACTTTCAGTCCTGCCCGCCACTGCTGAACCGATTGTAAACATTTCAGACTTAAGTTCCAGAAATTTCGTTTTTTCACAATATCAGGATGAAGTTCAGCTTTCAAACAAAGCGTGGGCACTCGGTAAAAAAAATCCGCTTCTTCTGTTCGGCTACAAGGCAAAAAAAACAGACAGCATTATTTCAGTTGCGGCAAGATGCAGTATAAGGCAGGAAACGCTTGCGACCGTTAACGCAATAGACAGTGCAGACCAAGATATAACCGAAAAGCAACTTTATCTTCCTTCGGCTGACGGAATTTTTATTTCACAGCCGCCTCAGGGACGTCTTCAGGTTCTTCTTGCAGGAAAATACGGAACAGAACGCATTTCGAGTGCAGAAAAAATCACTCTCGGGACAAAAAAAATTTCTTTTCTGAGAGGAGAAAAACTGAGTCCTTCAGAACGGGCTTTTTTTCTTTCGGAAGAAATCGTTTTCCCGCTTGAAAAATATACGGTTTCTTCGGAATACGGAATAAGGAACAGCCCCATAAGCGGCCGCAAAATGATGCACGGGGGAATTGACCTTGCCGCAAAAAAAGGTTCTGTCATCAAAAGCTGCAAGTCGGGAACAATAGTATCTGCAAAAACCGGTGATCCTGTCTTCGGAAACTGTGTCGAAATAGAACATTCCGGCGGAATACGCACTTTTTATGCCCACATGGAAAAAATATCTGTTGAAGAAGGACAGAATGTTTCTGCAGGAACACCAATAGGCACTGTCGGAACAACAGGCCTTTCTACCGGACCGCACCTGCATTTTGAAGTAAAAGTTTCGGGCAGAAACACGGATCCTTTGACAATTCTGAAAAAATAA
- a CDS encoding DUF362 domain-containing protein has product MAYKISDECINCGACESECPSEAISEADGKRTIDAEKCVSCGSCSSACPVGAISEE; this is encoded by the coding sequence ATGGCATACAAAATTTCCGATGAATGTATCAACTGTGGCGCCTGCGAAAGCGAGTGTCCTTCAGAAGCTATTTCCGAAGCAGACGGAAAGCGCACAATCGATGCAGAAAAATGCGTAAGCTGCGGCTCATGCTCTTCTGCTTGTCCGGTTGGAGCAATCTCCGAAGAATAA
- a CDS encoding exodeoxyribonuclease III — MKIISWNVNGIRAVEKKGFTDWLLSCGADVVCIQETKASPDKLSPELLAPGLSSAEEENDAPLFAAALESEQKGAVYKSYFNSAKKPGYSGTAIYSLKEPDSVTALGESEFDDEGRTTIAFFGKTAVISAYFPNSQAEAARLDYKLRYCACIYEKCNELVSKGYDVVLCGDYNIAHTPADIANPKANEKNAGYLPEERAWMDFFTTHGYKDSFRLFCSEPGHYTWWSYRFNARAKDIGWRLDYLCVNESMAKKVKSSIILKDVTGSDHCPVEIEIE; from the coding sequence ATGAAAATCATATCGTGGAACGTAAACGGAATCCGCGCCGTAGAAAAAAAAGGTTTTACAGACTGGCTTCTTTCTTGCGGCGCTGATGTTGTATGCATTCAGGAAACAAAGGCTTCTCCTGACAAACTTTCGCCTGAACTTCTTGCTCCGGGACTTTCTTCTGCGGAAGAGGAAAATGATGCCCCGCTTTTTGCAGCTGCACTGGAGAGTGAACAGAAAGGTGCAGTTTACAAGTCATACTTTAACTCTGCAAAAAAACCAGGCTACTCGGGAACGGCAATTTATTCACTCAAAGAGCCAGACTCTGTTACAGCCCTTGGGGAAAGCGAATTTGACGATGAAGGCCGCACAACAATTGCTTTTTTCGGAAAGACGGCTGTAATTTCTGCATATTTCCCGAACAGCCAGGCAGAAGCAGCAAGACTTGACTACAAGCTCCGTTACTGCGCCTGCATTTATGAAAAGTGCAATGAACTTGTTTCAAAAGGATACGACGTTGTACTTTGCGGCGACTACAACATTGCACACACGCCGGCAGACATTGCAAACCCAAAGGCAAATGAAAAAAATGCAGGATATCTTCCCGAAGAGCGTGCCTGGATGGATTTTTTTACGACACACGGCTATAAGGACTCATTCAGATTATTCTGCAGCGAACCGGGACATTATACCTGGTGGAGTTACAGATTCAATGCAAGGGCAAAGGACATAGGATGGCGGCTGGACTACCTGTGCGTAAACGAGTCAATGGCAAAGAAAGTAAAATCCAGCATAATTCTGAAGGACGTTACGGGAAGCGACCACTGCCCTGTTGAAATCGAAATTGAATAA
- a CDS encoding SDR family NAD(P)-dependent oxidoreductase, giving the protein MKVLITGTASGIGYETALLFLKNGHDVFGIDINPTAINPAGFSGKYTHFKADISVPESLPEIDGIQILINNAGIQSGTDSDIKVNLLGTMAVTKKYAFQKEIKSVLFISSVSAMSGNEFPEYVVSKAGINGYMKNCAILLANKYRATCNALCFGGVLTELNNPVTKDEKLWQKIMDVTPLKRWATAEEAAKWCHFMTAENTFCTGQAIDISGGERNCMDLFVWPEEEKPLEN; this is encoded by the coding sequence ATGAAAGTTTTAATAACAGGCACGGCTTCGGGAATAGGATATGAAACTGCCCTTCTGTTTCTGAAAAACGGACATGACGTCTTTGGAATTGACATAAATCCTACTGCAATAAATCCTGCAGGATTCAGCGGAAAATACACGCATTTCAAAGCAGACATTTCTGTTCCTGAAAGTCTTCCCGAAATTGACGGAATACAGATTCTCATAAACAACGCAGGAATTCAGTCAGGAACAGACAGCGACATTAAGGTAAATCTTCTGGGAACAATGGCCGTAACCAAAAAATATGCGTTCCAGAAAGAAATAAAGTCGGTGCTTTTCATAAGTTCGGTTTCGGCAATGTCAGGCAATGAGTTTCCGGAATACGTTGTTTCCAAAGCCGGAATAAACGGGTACATGAAAAACTGCGCAATTCTTCTTGCAAACAAATACAGGGCAACATGCAATGCACTTTGTTTCGGAGGAGTTCTTACAGAGCTGAACAATCCCGTTACCAAAGACGAAAAACTCTGGCAGAAAATAATGGACGTTACTCCTTTAAAAAGATGGGCAACAGCAGAAGAAGCCGCAAAATGGTGCCACTTTATGACAGCCGAAAACACGTTCTGTACGGGACAGGCTATTGATATTTCCGGCGGTGAAAGAAACTGCATGGATTTGTTTGTGTGGCCCGAAGAAGAAAAACCTCTTGAAAATTAG
- a CDS encoding VUT family protein, which translates to MAELPTRSAVIMRTLKKILSDSARDYKYLLRNIPSVTIAVFVLSVVCANLMANKELVSFKYVALDCGFVFSWIMFLCMDTICKRWGAKASIKVSVLALAMNLFVCAAFALLSLAPGKWGEFYSTESQQVNDSLNATFGGSWYVVLGSALAFIISSIINAFLNEAVGKHFKKDGFFSFAVRSYISTAIAQFADNLVFATVVSKIFFGWTWTQVLVCSAIGAVCELLCEVLFSGIGYKIVVGWEKDNVGKEYFDFLQKKQINAEQIEAK; encoded by the coding sequence ATGGCGGAATTGCCTACGCGTTCTGCCGTCATTATGCGTACTTTAAAAAAAATACTCTCGGATTCAGCGAGAGACTACAAATATCTTCTTAGAAATATTCCTTCAGTAACAATTGCTGTTTTTGTTCTTTCTGTTGTCTGTGCAAATCTTATGGCAAACAAGGAACTGGTAAGTTTCAAATATGTTGCCCTTGACTGCGGATTCGTATTCAGCTGGATTATGTTTTTGTGCATGGACACTATCTGCAAGCGGTGGGGAGCAAAAGCTTCCATAAAAGTTTCTGTTCTGGCACTTGCAATGAACCTTTTTGTATGTGCAGCATTTGCCCTTCTCTCCCTGGCTCCCGGAAAATGGGGAGAATTCTATTCAACAGAGAGCCAGCAGGTAAACGATTCCCTGAACGCAACATTCGGCGGCTCATGGTACGTGGTACTAGGTTCAGCCCTGGCCTTTATAATTTCTTCAATAATAAACGCATTTCTTAACGAAGCTGTTGGAAAGCATTTCAAAAAAGACGGTTTCTTTTCTTTTGCCGTACGCTCCTATATTTCTACTGCAATTGCCCAGTTTGCAGACAATCTTGTATTTGCAACTGTTGTGTCAAAAATATTCTTCGGCTGGACGTGGACGCAGGTTTTGGTATGTTCGGCGATTGGTGCTGTCTGTGAACTTTTGTGCGAAGTTCTTTTTTCAGGAATAGGATACAAAATTGTCGTCGGCTGGGAAAAAGACAACGTCGGTAAAGAATATTTTGACTTTCTGCAAAAAAAACAGATAAATGCTGAACAAATTGAGGCAAAATGA
- a CDS encoding FAD-dependent oxidoreductase, with product MYGNYLDEAAKIVAAKREENLKFEHARLTADEKDALLKEYHPDRIASQFEELKIGPNKGQKAPIELAAMLQAKPRFEPEHIDLAHVDYETDVLVIGGGGAGTSAAIMASEAGAKVLLATKLRIGDANTMMAEGGIQAADKPNDSPAQHYLDAFGGGHFDGKPELVYTLVNKAPSVIKWLNDLGVEFDKEADGTMVTTHGGGTSRKRMHACKDYSGAEIMRTLRDEVLNRPDQITVVDFTAAVEIIKDEKGNACGAVLMNIETNEVRIAKAKVVIIATGGAGRMHYQGFPTSNHYGATADGLVLAYRAGAKLLYQDSLQYHPTGAAYPTQILGKLVTEKVRSLGAKLINKDGEVYIHPLETRDVNASGIIKEVRNGRGVKNDVQDAVWLDTPMIDMIHGEGTILKSIPAMYNMFIKYGIDIRKEPILVYPTLHYQNGGVEIDKTCHTNVSNLLVAGEASGGVHGTNRLMGNSLLDVVVFGREAGIEAGKMIKNIALADTSKMNLDHVKAFEKERDAAGIKGDAVSPKILPSYTHGNKEFEKSPFPGASK from the coding sequence ATGTACGGAAATTATCTTGACGAAGCAGCCAAAATTGTTGCTGCAAAACGCGAAGAAAACCTTAAATTCGAGCACGCTCGTCTTACTGCAGATGAAAAGGACGCGCTCCTTAAAGAATATCACCCGGACCGCATTGCAAGCCAGTTCGAAGAGCTCAAAATCGGACCGAACAAAGGACAGAAGGCTCCTATTGAACTTGCAGCAATGCTTCAGGCAAAACCAAGATTCGAGCCGGAACACATTGATCTTGCACACGTTGACTACGAAACAGATGTTCTCGTAATCGGTGGTGGCGGAGCCGGTACATCTGCTGCAATCATGGCAAGCGAAGCTGGAGCAAAAGTTCTTCTTGCAACAAAACTCCGCATCGGTGATGCAAACACAATGATGGCAGAAGGCGGAATTCAGGCTGCAGACAAACCGAATGACAGCCCTGCACAGCACTATCTTGACGCTTTCGGAGGCGGACACTTTGACGGAAAGCCGGAGCTCGTTTACACTCTTGTAAATAAGGCTCCTTCTGTTATCAAGTGGCTCAATGACCTTGGAGTTGAATTCGACAAGGAAGCAGACGGAACAATGGTAACAACACACGGTGGCGGAACAAGCCGCAAGAGAATGCATGCCTGCAAGGACTATTCAGGTGCCGAAATCATGCGTACTCTCCGTGATGAAGTTCTTAACCGCCCTGACCAGATTACTGTTGTAGACTTTACTGCAGCTGTAGAAATCATCAAGGACGAAAAGGGAAATGCCTGCGGTGCTGTTCTCATGAATATAGAAACAAATGAAGTCCGCATTGCAAAAGCAAAAGTTGTAATTATTGCAACAGGTGGAGCAGGACGCATGCACTACCAGGGATTCCCGACATCTAACCACTACGGTGCAACAGCAGACGGTCTTGTACTTGCTTACAGAGCTGGAGCAAAGCTTCTTTACCAGGATTCACTCCAGTACCATCCTACAGGAGCTGCATACCCTACACAGATTCTCGGAAAACTTGTTACAGAAAAGGTACGCTCACTCGGAGCAAAACTTATCAATAAAGACGGTGAAGTATATATTCATCCTCTTGAAACACGCGACGTTAACGCTTCAGGAATCATCAAAGAAGTACGCAACGGACGCGGTGTAAAGAACGATGTTCAGGATGCAGTATGGCTTGACACTCCGATGATTGATATGATCCACGGTGAAGGAACAATTCTTAAGTCAATTCCTGCAATGTACAATATGTTCATTAAATACGGCATTGACATCAGAAAGGAACCGATTCTTGTTTACCCGACCCTTCACTACCAGAACGGCGGTGTAGAAATTGACAAGACATGTCATACAAACGTATCAAATCTTCTCGTAGCAGGAGAGGCTTCAGGCGGAGTTCATGGAACAAACCGTCTTATGGGAAACAGCCTTCTTGACGTTGTAGTATTTGGACGTGAAGCCGGAATCGAAGCAGGAAAGATGATTAAGAACATTGCACTTGCAGATACATCAAAAATGAATCTTGATCATGTAAAAGCTTTCGAAAAAGAGCGCGATGCAGCAGGAATCAAGGGTGACGCAGTTTCGCCAAAGATTCTTCCTTCATACACTCACGGAAACAAGGAATTCGAGAAATCACCGTTCCCAGGAGCTTCAAAATAA